In the genome of Candidatus Rokuibacteriota bacterium, one region contains:
- a CDS encoding branched-chain amino acid ABC transporter permease, translating into MTVEVLLQGIIGGLLMGFIYALIAAGLSLIFGLMEIVNFAHGEFLMLAMFSTFWAWSLWRLDPLVSLPLTAGLLFLLGVATYHGIVRWILGAPMLAQIFATFGLAVFLRSAAQALWGADFQLVKTPWVQGRISLAGLYVGLPQLVASVGAVVAFGFLYWFIRRTETG; encoded by the coding sequence ATGACCGTCGAGGTACTGCTCCAGGGAATCATCGGCGGGCTCCTCATGGGCTTCATCTACGCCCTCATCGCCGCCGGCCTGTCCCTCATCTTCGGCCTCATGGAGATCGTGAACTTCGCGCACGGCGAGTTCCTCATGCTCGCCATGTTCTCCACCTTCTGGGCCTGGTCGCTGTGGCGGCTCGACCCGCTGGTCTCGCTCCCCCTCACGGCCGGACTCCTCTTCCTCCTCGGCGTGGCCACGTACCATGGGATTGTCCGGTGGATCCTCGGTGCGCCGATGCTCGCCCAGATCTTCGCCACGTTCGGCCTGGCCGTCTTCCTGCGCTCGGCCGCCCAGGCGCTCTGGGGGGCGGACTTCCAGCTGGTGAAGACCCCGTGGGTGCAAGGCCGCATCTCGCTGGCAGGCCTCTACGTCGGCCTCCCGCAGCTCGTGGCCAGCGTGGGGGCGGTCGTGGCCTTCGGCTTCCTCTACTGGTTCATCCGCAGAACGGAGACGGGGC